GCAGGGTATTGAGGACTCGCTAGACTTCTTAATCTATTAGTAAAATTGGTGACAAAATTTGTGTCATTCAGAGATGGTAGTAACGGTTTAAAGAGCGGTAGATTTTTCAGATGGAGTTTTGTTTTGGATTCGTACTCTAATATTCCAGCAACGGTAGAGTTATCGAATGTACCAGGACCTGTTACATAAGGTCGAGCAGTCATGTAAAATGTTGCATTAGGGAAATGAGATTTAGTTTTGAGAAGAACGTTATGTGTCTGTCCTGgtgtaataataattgtatttgtCTCAAATGGTTTAACGTAAACTCCGTCAGCATCGATAATTTGGAGAGTATGATTTGCAATACTGAAGAAAAGCTCGTCATTAAGTGCAGCGTTGATCAATCGAAGAAGATATGTTTTTCCAGGCTTCACCTTTAGTTTAAAAGTatctgtatatatataaagaagatatttaatagtatcatatattttagtgtactaatattatttaaaaagcGAAAATAAATTACCTTTTGCGGAGCAGTTATATAAAGGTCCAGGAAGTCCATTTATAGTATAAGCATCAGAAACATTAGGACCTCCACCTGTTTGTAAAGCTTGTGAAATTATAGCTTCAGTATCAGCATTGAACCATTCTCCTGTGTGACATATATTATTAGCATTAGTattctaataattaattttctaatagaCAAATTATTAGTGAAGGATTATAAAAATTACCAAAGATAATGGGAATTTCTTTGTATGGTTTAGCAAATGGATAAGGAGTATTTTTGTtaggtaaaataataataggacCATAGAGAGTTGATCTCAACCATGAAATATGTGCATGCCACCAAAAAGTTCCTCTTTGGCCAATTATAgtgaaattatacaaatatttttggccattttgaaTTGGACATTGTGTTACATAAGCTGGTCCATCAGCCCATCCACTACGAACTTGTCGAATTCCATgcctatatatatatgataatcgttaaatattaaatactcgTTGAACCTTATAAactatttcataaaaataaatatttatttgtttaccAATGGATGGAAATATTGTTGTGAACATGATTGACAACTTCAATTTCAAGACGATCACCTTCCCTTGCCACGATTCTAGGTCCGGGAAATTGTCCATTTACTGTAACTATACTCTTTGTGTGACATAGTCGTGTCACATTTTGCATTTTTATCTGAAACAcggaaaaaaaatgtttaagtaatgaattctaaataaaaaaattgaattcacTTAGGAAACTATGCAATAATATCTATGCATACTTCAAATTTATAGTGTCTGGTTGCAGCGGAAACACTAGGGAGGAGACACGATGCAATCATCATAGATAAGAGAAATATTTCAGTAGCGCCCATTTTTTGCACTAagaaaattaaatctttttgttttgttacaAACTTaacttcttcttgttgtttttgttttatttagtgCATGGGAGTCAAGTGTATATATAGAGATGTTTGGTTGATTtggtgaaattatttttaaagaatagaTAGAATTGAAGAGAAAAGTGAATAGGTTGATTGTAAGCTATGTTTGGTTAGACCAACTGTTGTTGTAGAACATACTTTAGAGTGGTGTCaaagaaatacatatatatttttgttatatatttgtatatcatTTGTGATTTTTGTATTTGTCATGCAGATATTTGACTATGTATGGATTTTCCTTGTTAATAACTCATTGAGGATAGATTAATTTAGACTTCATAGACAGCTAGCTATATGCTTCATGATTTTGACACTCTTCCATACAgaaagataatatatatatatagccttGAACAAAAAGCTTTTATCATGCATGCATTACAAAgtgtaattattataaaaaaaaattcttactaacttcaattaaaagaaaattaaaggggTTGATTTAGTTAATTAGATGTGACTTAACTGatagttattatattttttttataaaaaagttagtcccattttttttaaaaaacaaactagtccaatttttttaaacaaagaaAGATGATATTCTGAGATACTAACTATTTGTTGAAACTAAGAGTGACTACCTTAGAAATCAAGTCAAACTTATTTTGATGTATGTAGGGGTGTATATAACCGAGTTGGTTcgggtttttcaaatatcaaagcAAGTCATTTGTGtcggatttttgaatttataaaccaaaccaaaccaataaaacttgggtttttcaaattttgggtttttcagattttttcagatttttgagttttttcgataaagtattcatacaaacGTATAATTAacttgtacttcaaatatttatttagttctaCCAAAAAGCAACTATCtaagttatttctcaagaaaaattacaaaaaatatggtatgattaatgacactaaaatattcaataaaaaaataataaaatcacataaaacaaatattgtaaattaatgaatcataatgaaattgatcataatttaaaatactaattcatgctcaaataaatttaataagtattgattatttttatttttactcttaATAAAAGAAGttctaaacacaaaaatattgtatattccttctattctttattctgtctcaatttatgtaacTTTCTCTTTTTACAAACTTTTATAAGGAATGCTCACATctttctctattactagtagTATAATAACTAAAACTTTTGATTTTGtcattaatataataatttatggtcaattgacttattttaaatcataagtTTTAacattctatatttttcttttaaaatttgtgttcaattaaatattatcacatcaattaaaataatagaataatTTATCAGATCACAAGCTTAAAAAATCTTTattaaatcatacaaatattcCTTCCGTGTggaattatttgtcatgttatgcttattgaaaatcaatttgactaattttcaaaggtaatttggatcacattaattcgatattttaaacaaaaaaattagatattctgaaactatataaaaagtattataaattacaatattttgcatattaatatgatgaaaaaaaaatatcttaaaatgttaatcaaatttttataatttaactctaaaaataaaaattataacaaataatacCGAACAGAAAAATCCAACCTATTTTAAAGGTAGTTTTACACTCTTTTTAAAGGTATTTTGGGATGTCAGCGTCAGTGTGTGAATTAAATTTCATTAGTTGAGCCAACCATGAGAGGCTTTTAATTCCTGTAGCAACTGAATATTATGCTACTTATATTCTTTCCGTTTCAAaatacttataatatttttatttaattttacattcttttgaaaaaattatgactaaaaaaatatatttaactattttatttttatttatatcttaAATACAGTCTTTTTCCATTAAATATTCCTCTATTTATGTATCATAATTAAAGTATTTGTAGTTTAGAAAaaacaattattaaaataaattaacctAGAATAATCACTTAAGTATTTATAGTCTTGAGaaacaattattaaaataaattaaaaaaaataagtattctaataaattatattcacgtcatgtgtttaaatttatcatttattttacacaatattaattaattaacttgtatttcattaattttgataataataaaaaattatattaatttaatgtaaaaaCTCTATACGGATAAATTAAACATTCTATACTGATACACTTtttcacataataataaaatattacattaatttaatataaacactCGAtactgataattttttttaaattgttgcaGCAAATTAGCTGGCGTAATATACGGGATAATGGGGAAAAGTTATCAATACCAAAAAGTGCACTCTGTACCATTACGTGTGTGcttcataaatattttactcGTCTTAATGTATCGgacatattttttaatctatttagaaatatattatttttcataattcaaataatttattttataatttcattttatctttCAACACTTAATAGAATGatttaaaattacattattttaagaatatcaaaaaataattttttttaaaaaaaatttaatcaattaatactaCATAAATTGAAATCGAAAAATATACGTACCAACCTTTAACACTGCAATAAGTTAGTAATAGCCCCACAAGGTTATAgtaaaaactttaaatttgtatattatatgaaaacaatgcaaatagaaataaataaaatgagtaAGGCAAACAGCGATCATCCTCGTGGGTTCACGCAATAGGTTACTGCagtcaaaaataataataataataatcatgttTGCATTTACCATTTTTCATGAGTCTTATCTCCTCCTTTTTATTCCCCAACCccccttttaaaaataaaataaaaaatttgcaactatatatttataatataaaagaaatttatactTTCATTGGAATTTAACTTGTCATATGATGTAATGTCAAATAACTACTTGTATGGTTAAAATAGATTTTGAATAGTGgttattaaaattgtttttatatatatatttatagttgagatat
The nucleotide sequence above comes from Solanum pennellii chromosome 9, SPENNV200. Encoded proteins:
- the LOC107029207 gene encoding laccase-17-like, translated to MGATEIFLLSMMIASCLLPSVSAATRHYKFEIKMQNVTRLCHTKSIVTVNGQFPGPRIVAREGDRLEIEVVNHVHNNISIHWHGIRQVRSGWADGPAYVTQCPIQNGQKYLYNFTIIGQRGTFWWHAHISWLRSTLYGPIIILPNKNTPYPFAKPYKEIPIIFGEWFNADTEAIISQALQTGGGPNVSDAYTINGLPGPLYNCSAKDTFKLKVKPGKTYLLRLINAALNDELFFSIANHTLQIIDADGVYVKPFETNTIIITPGQTHNVLLKTKSHFPNATFYMTARPYVTGPGTFDNSTVAGILEYESKTKLHLKNLPLFKPLLPSLNDTNFVTNFTNRLRSLASPQYPANVPQNVDRRLFFTVGLGTSPCDKNKTCQGPNGTKFSASINNVSFVLPTTALLQSHFFGQSKGVYKPDFPYSPLNWFNYTGNPPNNTLVANDTKLMVLPFNTSVELVMQDTSILGLESHPLHLHGFNFFVVGQGFGNFDPKKDPSNFNLVDPIERNTVGVPSGGWVAIRFLADNPGVWFMHCHLEVHTSWGLKMAWLVQDGKLPNQKLPPPPMDLPKC